Proteins from a genomic interval of Leifsonia shinshuensis:
- a CDS encoding glycosyl hydrolase family 32: MLRLASSWVWDFWLADDGDRYHLFFLKASRALLDPDRRHWRATVGHATSTDLTTWTEHADAVIPDDSPAFDDLATWTGSVVRDDDGSWRMFYTAVSRSEDGINQRISSVVSDDLFTWRREPGRQVLEPDPRWYETAETREWPDQAWRDPWVFRDHDSWHMLITARANHGDADDRGVIGHATSPDLTTWTVQPPLSEPGAGFGHIEVVQTVAVDGRPVGLFSCLASELASSRLAEDPVGGVWAFPAETLAGPFDTAQAYRITDERLYVGRLIQDRAGRWKFLAFRNDDENGGWIGEITDPQPVAWVDGRLSVGSESQLESRDVRVSS, translated from the coding sequence ATGCTTCGACTCGCCTCGTCCTGGGTATGGGACTTCTGGCTCGCCGACGACGGTGACAGGTACCACCTGTTCTTCCTCAAGGCTTCGCGCGCGCTGCTCGACCCCGACCGCCGCCACTGGCGCGCCACCGTCGGGCACGCCACCTCCACCGACCTGACGACCTGGACCGAGCACGCCGACGCCGTCATCCCCGACGATTCGCCGGCCTTCGACGACCTTGCGACCTGGACCGGGTCCGTCGTGCGCGACGACGACGGATCGTGGCGGATGTTCTACACGGCGGTCAGCCGGTCCGAGGACGGCATCAACCAGCGCATCAGCTCCGTCGTGTCCGACGACCTCTTCACGTGGCGGCGCGAACCCGGCCGGCAGGTGCTCGAACCCGATCCGCGCTGGTACGAGACCGCGGAGACGAGAGAGTGGCCCGACCAGGCCTGGCGCGACCCGTGGGTGTTCCGCGACCACGACAGCTGGCACATGCTGATCACCGCCCGCGCGAACCACGGCGACGCGGACGACCGCGGTGTCATCGGTCACGCGACGTCGCCCGACCTGACGACGTGGACGGTCCAGCCTCCGCTCTCCGAGCCCGGCGCCGGCTTCGGGCACATCGAAGTCGTGCAGACGGTGGCCGTCGATGGGAGGCCGGTCGGCCTGTTCTCGTGCCTCGCGTCCGAGCTCGCCTCCTCGCGTCTCGCCGAGGATCCGGTCGGAGGTGTGTGGGCGTTCCCCGCCGAGACGCTCGCAGGACCGTTCGACACGGCCCAGGCCTACCGGATCACCGACGAGCGGCTCTACGTCGGTCGCCTGATCCAGGACCGAGCGGGCCGCTGGAAGTTCCTGGCGTTCAGGAACGACGACGAGAACGGCGGGTGGATCGGCGAGATCACGGACCCCCAGCCGGTCGCCTGGGTGGACGGTCGCTTGTCGGTCGGGTCGGAAAGCCAGCTCGAAAGCCGCGACGTTCGAGTCTCATCGTGA
- a CDS encoding LacI family DNA-binding transcriptional regulator produces the protein MKSAGIRDVAELAGVSVTTVSHVLNDTPHTRVAEETRARVRHAAKTLGYGPNRAAQALRTNRSGLIGLLSEEIATTPHAGRIILGAQDAAREHDLTLVIINTERESSGHSHRDDVQALLDRQVDAVLYATMYHRQVSLPPNLQALPAVLIDSTDRAGIVPAVVPDEVGGAIAAVTHLVESGHTRIGFLNNDDDVPATHGRFEGYRQVLDAHGISFDATLVSTAPSETLPGYELAREMLGRRDRPTALFCYNDRMAMGAYRAATELGLSIPDDLSIVGFDNQELIAANLFPGLTTVALPHYEMGVWAVETLVRLLHGEGEYKLLADKPTLLDCPLVVRGSVARPTAH, from the coding sequence GTGAAAAGCGCTGGTATCCGGGACGTCGCCGAGCTGGCGGGCGTATCCGTCACGACGGTGTCGCACGTGTTGAACGACACGCCGCACACGAGAGTGGCCGAAGAGACGCGGGCACGAGTCCGCCACGCGGCGAAGACGCTGGGCTATGGCCCGAACCGCGCCGCGCAGGCGCTGCGAACCAATCGGTCCGGGCTCATCGGGCTGCTCAGCGAGGAGATCGCGACCACCCCGCACGCCGGACGGATCATCCTGGGGGCCCAGGACGCCGCCCGGGAGCACGACCTCACCCTGGTCATCATCAACACCGAGCGCGAATCCAGCGGCCACTCCCACAGGGATGATGTCCAGGCGCTGCTGGACCGTCAGGTGGACGCCGTCCTCTACGCCACCATGTACCACCGCCAGGTGTCCCTCCCGCCGAACCTGCAGGCGCTGCCCGCCGTCCTCATCGACTCGACCGATCGGGCCGGCATCGTCCCGGCGGTCGTCCCGGACGAGGTCGGTGGTGCGATCGCAGCCGTGACTCATCTCGTCGAATCGGGCCACACCCGGATCGGCTTCCTCAACAACGACGACGACGTCCCCGCGACGCACGGCCGGTTCGAGGGCTACCGCCAGGTGCTGGACGCGCACGGCATCTCGTTCGACGCGACCCTCGTCTCCACCGCACCGTCCGAGACGCTGCCGGGCTACGAGCTGGCGCGCGAAATGCTCGGCCGGAGGGATCGGCCGACCGCCCTCTTCTGCTACAACGACCGGATGGCGATGGGCGCGTACCGGGCCGCGACGGAGCTCGGCCTCAGCATCCCGGACGATCTCTCCATCGTCGGCTTCGACAACCAGGAGCTCATCGCGGCGAACCTGTTCCCCGGGCTGACGACCGTCGCCCTTCCCCACTACGAGATGGGCGTCTGGGCAGTGGAGACGCTGGTCCGTCTCCTGCACGGCGAGGGGGAGTACAAACTGCTCGCCGACAAGCCCACACTGCTCGACTGCCCGCTCGTCGTCCGAGGCTCGGTCGCCAGACCGACAGCCCACTGA
- a CDS encoding carbohydrate ABC transporter permease, translating to MNGLETRRGGTRAVLWISLSVLVVLYAFPFVYMLFTSFKTPIETNAIPPQILPSTWTIQNYLNVLSTQGVPESFVNSLQTAALSTVLSLVLGVPAAYAVTRYRTRPGRIFILLALIMRMVPAIIVGAPLITMFHSLGLSDTSLALAIAQTTISLPLSIWLMASFFEAVPDELDESARVDGCSRLGSLWRVVLPVARGGVAVTAIFAFLASWNDFIFALLLTSVRAVTTPLQIANFQSQFGLDWGNMTSLAVLYSVPVIILAIVLQRHIVAGLTLGAVKG from the coding sequence ATGAACGGCCTCGAAACCCGCCGCGGAGGAACCCGCGCCGTCCTCTGGATCTCGCTGAGCGTCCTCGTGGTCCTGTACGCGTTCCCCTTCGTGTACATGCTCTTCACCTCGTTCAAGACGCCGATCGAGACGAACGCCATCCCGCCGCAGATCCTGCCCTCGACGTGGACGATCCAGAACTACCTGAACGTCCTGAGCACCCAAGGTGTGCCGGAGTCGTTCGTGAACAGCCTCCAGACGGCCGCACTGAGCACGGTGCTCTCGCTGGTGCTGGGAGTGCCGGCGGCCTACGCGGTGACCCGGTACCGCACCCGCCCTGGGCGCATCTTCATCCTGCTCGCGCTGATCATGCGGATGGTCCCGGCGATCATCGTCGGTGCGCCGCTGATCACGATGTTCCACAGCCTCGGGCTGTCGGACACGTCCCTGGCCCTCGCGATCGCCCAGACGACGATCTCGCTGCCGCTCTCGATCTGGCTGATGGCCAGCTTCTTCGAGGCCGTCCCCGACGAGCTGGACGAATCCGCCCGGGTGGATGGCTGCTCCCGGCTGGGCTCGCTGTGGCGGGTCGTCCTCCCGGTGGCGCGGGGTGGAGTCGCGGTGACCGCGATCTTCGCCTTCCTCGCCTCGTGGAACGACTTCATCTTCGCCCTGCTGCTCACGTCGGTGCGCGCGGTGACGACTCCGCTGCAGATCGCGAACTTCCAGAGCCAGTTCGGTCTCGACTGGGGCAATATGACCTCGCTCGCCGTGCTCTACTCGGTCCCGGTGATCATCCTGGCGATCGTCCTGCAGCGACACATCGTGGCAGGTCTGACGCTCGGCGCGGTCAAGGGCTGA
- a CDS encoding carbohydrate ABC transporter permease, translating into MLPAAAFLAVFVAWPLIQFVVNGFYRYNPIAGSAHTFVGFGNYVTAFTSSEFGNSAIRTIAYTVIVVTLEFVLGLTVALLFSGLGNRSRIFRTIFLYPLMIAPIVAGLLWRFLLIDNSGIVNQLLYEAHIISSPNQIQWLSDPSIALFSVALPDIWLTTSFITLVLFAGLQNVPGDIIEAARLDGARYPTLLFRIIVPQLRPIIAVALIVRGVDAARAFDTIVVQTNGGPQNSTNVLSLLVYNTQIANGNPGLASAMGTVYLIAMMVIAIIAVLTIWRPGSEER; encoded by the coding sequence ATGCTGCCCGCCGCCGCCTTCCTCGCCGTCTTCGTGGCGTGGCCGCTGATCCAGTTCGTCGTCAACGGCTTCTACCGGTACAACCCGATCGCCGGAAGCGCCCACACCTTCGTCGGTTTCGGCAACTACGTGACGGCGTTCACCTCGTCCGAATTCGGCAACTCGGCCATCCGGACCATCGCCTACACCGTGATCGTCGTCACGCTGGAGTTCGTGCTCGGGCTGACCGTCGCACTGCTCTTCAGCGGGCTGGGCAACCGGTCCCGGATCTTCCGCACGATCTTCCTCTACCCGCTGATGATCGCCCCCATCGTCGCCGGACTGCTGTGGCGGTTCCTCCTGATCGACAACTCCGGGATCGTCAACCAGCTCCTCTACGAGGCGCACATCATCTCCTCGCCGAACCAGATCCAGTGGCTCAGCGACCCGAGCATCGCACTGTTCTCCGTCGCCCTGCCCGACATCTGGCTGACGACCTCGTTCATCACGCTGGTCCTCTTCGCCGGTCTGCAGAACGTGCCGGGGGACATCATCGAGGCGGCACGTCTCGACGGAGCCAGGTACCCGACCCTGCTGTTCCGCATCATCGTCCCGCAGCTGCGGCCCATCATCGCGGTCGCGCTGATCGTCCGAGGTGTGGATGCCGCCCGGGCCTTCGACACGATCGTGGTCCAGACCAACGGCGGCCCGCAGAACTCCACCAACGTGCTGTCGCTGCTGGTGTACAACACCCAGATCGCGAACGGGAACCCGGGCCTCGCCAGCGCCATGGGAACCGTCTACCTGATCGCGATGATGGTGATCGCCATCATCGCCGTCCTCACCATCTGGCGTCCAGGGAGCGAAGAGCGATGA